One Yimella lutea DNA window includes the following coding sequences:
- a CDS encoding Fic family protein: protein MSDVHAAVAQLARLPQVPQAVDAAREACTALRWHPALRRRIPEASAESRVRGATASAALDGAQMSVTLVRDVFRGARRLPEHPDPVERTIGAALRATAEAEHVRAMVTSAPRQALARLHVAAMADLLPPDQVGRPRTGSEDSREMLELGPAPSASDAGERLTQLCELLQGSAHLPTVVVAAIVHAELVAARPFVHGNALVARAFERALVWGSGLDPTGVAVPEQAHHSMETDYHGGLAAYASGDPQGVRLWILHEATALTRAAGAGHDVCDAVLAGRLTSPPSASLDSRPTQE, encoded by the coding sequence GTGTCCGACGTCCATGCTGCAGTCGCCCAACTCGCTCGTCTTCCGCAAGTGCCGCAGGCGGTGGATGCGGCCCGCGAGGCCTGCACCGCCCTGCGCTGGCACCCGGCGCTGCGCCGGCGCATCCCGGAGGCGTCGGCCGAGTCGCGTGTGCGTGGAGCGACGGCGAGCGCGGCACTGGACGGCGCACAGATGTCGGTGACGCTCGTGCGCGATGTCTTCCGTGGGGCGCGCCGGCTGCCGGAGCACCCGGACCCTGTCGAGCGGACGATCGGTGCGGCCCTGCGTGCCACCGCGGAAGCCGAACATGTGCGAGCGATGGTCACCTCCGCGCCCCGGCAGGCGTTGGCCCGGCTGCACGTGGCCGCGATGGCGGATCTACTTCCGCCGGACCAGGTCGGACGGCCGCGCACCGGTTCGGAGGACAGCCGAGAGATGCTCGAACTGGGCCCGGCGCCGTCCGCGTCCGACGCGGGGGAGCGACTGACCCAGTTGTGCGAATTGCTCCAGGGCTCAGCGCACTTGCCGACCGTCGTCGTCGCGGCGATCGTCCATGCGGAGCTTGTGGCGGCACGCCCGTTCGTCCATGGCAATGCACTGGTTGCTCGCGCGTTCGAACGCGCCTTGGTGTGGGGCAGCGGGCTCGACCCCACCGGAGTCGCGGTACCGGAACAAGCGCACCACTCGATGGAGACCGACTACCACGGCGGGCTGGCGGCGTACGCATCCGGTGACCCGCAGGGCGTGCGGTTGTGGATCCTGCACGAAGCGACGGCTCTCACCCGGGCGGCGGGAGCCGGGCACGATGTGTGCGACGCAGTGCTCGCCGGAAGACTCACATCGCCTCCCTCTGCATCTCTTGATTCCCGGCCGACGCAGGAGTAG